The Elusimicrobiota bacterium region ACACCGGCGGTGTGGATGGGAATAGTACAAGAAGCAATCGCATCGGTTTAAGCTGGAGAAAACCTGAAGGCACAGTGGCAACTAGTAGGATGGTTCGCAAAACAGGTAGTCCACCAAAAGATGCTGCCGACGGCCAAACTGTCTACGAAGGTATAGAAGATAATTACACAGATACAGAAATGCAAGATGATGTAAATTATTATTACGCAATTTTTCCAAGCATAACTACTGATAAAAAAGTGTACATTACCAATATTACTGTTAAATAAAAGCAAAATATTTTACTTGATTATTAATGAGGATTTTATATAATACTTGCATAGCAGAAATAAAATTAGCGAGGTGAAAAATCTATGAGAAAAGTAATTCTAATAATCGTGGCACTGGCATTAGTAATAAGCATAATCAGAGCAGAAAGCACGGGGACGGTGACAAGTGATAATTCAAAATCTGGCAACAAAACTAATAAACCAATAGATATATATGATTTTCCGATAAAACCAGGGACAAAAGAATGGAAGGCACTTGGTACACATAAAAATATAGTAAAAGCGTGCCAAATACCAGAAGATATTCTTAAGAAAATGTCAACAGAAGGATTAATTGAAACATGTTTGAGGTATCCTTTTCTCCCGGATATGTTTCTATCTAATAATATACAAAAAGGATTTGAAAGCATAGTTTTAACCTTTAATGGGCTTCAGGAATTATTAAGAAGAGAAGATGCGAGCACTAAACTATTAGCAAAGTATCGACAAATTCGCAAATTGGACCGTCAATCAATTCAAAAAGAATTTGGTGAATTTGGTGTTTTCTATTTTCGTTGTTTTGAAATAGTAATCAGTCAAAACATTATCCTTTCTAAATTGTCTGAAGAGGAAAAAGTTAAGTTATTAAGAGAGTGCATTTGGAAATATCATGAAAGACAAAAACATCCGAATACGTACGGATATGTTTCTAAACATAGAGTTAAGAGTCATGAGACACTTTTACTTATGGGACGAATTTTGGAAAATGAAGAATATAAACCATTCAAATTAAAGATACAGGATAAGAAGTATTTAAGGGATTTTCTTGATGGGGCTGTTTGGGCTAGCGATACAGATGAAATTATTCCAGAAGTTGAAAAGTTTCTTAAAAATAAGAAGTAGAAGGTAAAAAAATAAATGTTAAATCTTAAAAAAGTATGTAGTATACTTATAATTATAGGAACTATTTTAAGTAATGTAGTTATTACTTTAGCAGAAGAAAGACCCCATATTTTCACAACGGTCTATACGCCTAATGGAACCACAGTTAATGCAATAATTTTTACAGACAAAGATTTTGATTCTTCAGAGATAGAATATTGGCGTAATTATGTTGCTATACGTTATCCAAATGCAACTATCATAAGTGATGCTAATAATAAATATAACTGCCATTCTTATGCTTGGTATAGTCAGTCAACAAGCAATAAAATTTGGATTAATTCTCCCGAACAACAAAAATATTGGCAGGATGGAAGTTATAGTAAAATTGCTACAGCAATAGGTATTCCTTCGGGTGTACCTAATGATGTACGTGTTACCTATGATGGTGATGACCATTCAGCAATAAAATACTCAGATACTCATTTTATATCAAAGTGGGGTCAATTGCCTGTAGTATTACATGAACCTTATGATTGTCCTGATGAATATTTGATTGGTGGCAATCAATTATCTTATTATTACAGGGACATTATACCACCGACGGTAAAAATTGTTTCACCGTCTGACGGAGCAATACTCAATACCAAACTTGTATCTATCAGCGGCACAGCATCGGATAATACCAAAGTAGAGAAGATACATCTTTCTGCAGTAGATGGAGTTTCTCAAGCAGCATTTTGTTCAATAACAGCAGGTGCTAATATAAACTGGCAACATACATTTGAATTGTCCGACGGGAACTGGACAATAACTGCAAAGGCAATAGATGTTGCCGGTAATGAATCAGAACCATCACAAATATCGTTCACCATAGATACCACACCACCTGAGATAGAAATTTCAGGAGTAGAAGATGGGAAAATATACAATCACGATGTAACAGTAACGGTTAATGCATCTGATACAATGGATTCAGCACCTGAAATTGTTGGAACAATATCAGGTATAAAAACAGCCAGCAAAACATTTGGTGAAGGTAAACATACAGTCACAGAGCAAGCAGTTGATTGGGTAGGACACAGATCAGAACAAAAAACTGTAAATTTTACAATAGACAAAACACCTCCCGAGATAAATCCCTTTCCTGAACCTGGTAGTTTAGCAGGGAGTTCATATGAGTATATATTTAGAATGGTAGGGAAACAATGTTGCTGGAGTTACTCTATATCAAAAATCCCTAAATGGATATCTTTTGGTGCAACAGTTACCGACAAATTGAGCGGTGTTGATGAAGGAAGTGTAACTGGTAGAGGTCCGGAGTCACAGCCAACAACAATAACAAGCGTGACTTGTAAAGGTGGTTCGCGCAGTTTTTCATTTTCTAATCCAACTGAAAGAATGCGAAATATGGATGGCTATATAGGGGGAGGTGCATATCTGCACGGGGAACAGAGTTATACAGTAACTGTGTCTGCCAAAGATAAGGCAGAGAATCCAAGTAGTAAAACATGGAGTTTTAATGTAGGGTTAAAAAAATACGAACAAAGCAAACCAAATCCTGATTGTGATAAACCAGATGATTTTGAGGGCGTAAGTTGTGAAGCATTATTGGGGTCAAGTACTACTCAGATATGTTTATATGGTGACCCAATTGGAATAACGGCAAGTGGTTTATTGGCAGAAAACATTTTACTTTTAGCTGATATTGGTGAGCGATTTGAACTGGTTGATTATAATTTTAATCTATCAGAAATATTGCCGAGGATTAAAGTATTAATTATTCCATCGGGTGGTTTGTATGGACTTGGTGATGTAGAAAGTTTCAAAAGAAATTTAGCAGATTATGTAAATAACGGTGGCACGATAGTATGTTTTACTCAACAACATGGGTATGAGTTTTCTGCACTGCCAGCGACAAGCGACAAGCAACAAGTGACAGGATATGGCTGGAATGAGGACCAGAGTTGTCAGTCGGCGAGTGTGTATATCAACGAAGTAAGTCCTATATTCAATGGACAAACAAATACTACGCTAGATGTAAATGTTGACGGATATTTCACAAACTGGCCTGCTGATGCGAAGGTGCTATTAAGACGGACAAAGAATAATATGCCGTGCATGATAGAATATGAAATAAGAAGCCAGACGCAAGAAGCAAGAAAAGGCAGGGTCATAGTCACTACATTATATTCCGATTTCAGTTATGCACAGGGCTCACTATCACAAGAAGAAAAAACACTTGTCAAAAGTTTGATAGATTATGCAATAGACCCATCAACACCTGCGACACAACAACTACGAGCAATACCATATACAGGAGTTAATTTCACACTGAACACGCCTGAGCAGACACTTGTGCAGGGGCAGAGAAGTGTGGTGTATGCGAATGTTTTTAACGAGACAGCAGAGCAAAAGACAGTGGTGGTGAAGATGGCGTTGGGCTGGGGACTTGCAGGTAGTAAGAGCGAGTGGTTGTATTATCCGACGGATAGCGATTATGTGGTTGTGGATACGCTGACAGTAGTTGGAAATAGTTCAGTAGCTGTTCCATATGAAGTGGTTGCCTCAACAATAGCACACGGCTGGCGAGTGTATGGACGATGTTATGAGATTGCCACGACTGCAAGCGGTCTCGCAATGACAACTTTAATAGCACAGTCGGATATAGGTGGATGGGTAGAGCCGACAAAAGTAACCGCAGAAATAAGAACTGAGAAAAAGGAATACACGAGAAATGAGATAGTAGATATGAGATATGAGTTAAAAAATACGCAGGCAACAGAGATAACAGGGATAGTAACTGTAAAAGTAATATCACCTGAGAATGTGCTGCTACAACAGACAACAAAAGCGGTTTCAATTAGTCCAATTGGGCTAATTACACAGACGGAAACATATCAATTATCTGCAACACCATCAAAAGGCATTTACACTATCTTTTTTGAATTAGAAAAAGATGGAACAAGGTTAGCCCAATCAGTAGCATATTTTGAGATACCAGAATCGCAGATAACACTGATATTAACTGAAGAACCACAGATTTACACAGATATGAACAGCATTACATACACAATTAAACATATAAAGGGGATAGACCCTGCCGAAGGGACGCTCTGTATAGAACTGATATCTCCCGAACAGACATGCCTGTTTAATACAACCCAGCCGTTTAATGCGGATGTTGGACAATCGGTTTATAGAACATTTGTTCTACAAATTCCGTCGCTAAAATTTGGGGATTACAAACTTCAAGCAACAGCAAGTTATGATGGAAAAACAGTAAAGTCAGTAAATATCCTGCCGTGCAGCGTAACAGTAACTGCGGAGTTTGATAAAACATTTTACCGTATAAGGGATAAAATAAATAGTGCGATAGAGATTAGTGCGATAGGGAAATGGGAATTAAAAGATTTAAAAATTATAACAGAGATACCATCGTTAAGTTTTATGAGGGAAGAGATTGCCACGGTTTCGCCGCGCAGTGGCACAACATTTTTTTATACAATACCAATTCCAGAGACATTACCGTCTGGGACCTACAGTGTAAATATCAAAGCAATCCTGCCTGATGAACAAGGAAATTACACCCAATTTCCTAATTTCCTAATTTCCCGATCTCGTTCTTTTACAGTGCCGCCCGCAGATTTGGAAATTGTTGGCTTGAATAAAACAGGGACAGAGGGACAGCGGGACGGAGTGTATTATGCAGGTGAGACGGGATTTATAAGGGTGCAGAACACTGGTGGTGTGGATGAAAATAGAAAACATAATCAACTCAAGTTAAGCTGGAGAAAATCTGAAAACACAGTGGCAAGCAGTGTGAGGCTGGTTCGTAAGGCAGGAAACCCGCCGAAGGCTCCCACCGACGGCGAAATAGTTTATGAAGGCACAGAAGATAATTTCAGCGATGAAAACATACAAGAAAATACAGTATATTTTTACAAAGTGTTTCAAACGACAGAAACGATAAAAAAAGTAAGCAGAGAATAGGAAAATTTTTGGTAGAAGTTTTTAGTTCTTTTTGATATAATAACTTTTGGAGAAAAACGAAAAAATCACAATTGGAGGGTAAAGACATGAGTAAATTTAGTATCTTAACTTTGATATGGATGGCAATATGGCTAACTGATAGTAAAGTATATGGAGAAACAGAATCACAAAACATTAGAAAACATTTACCGCAATGCATTGAGACAGGAAGAAAAGAGATGAATAACCCTTATTATCTTAGTGAGATATTATTCTATTTAGGTCGTGTAGGTGATGATCCAAGAGTTTCTGAATTCTGTTTTGAAATAATTGAGAAAAGTACAAATATAGCAAGTATTATACAGGCGATTTGGACATTAAGAGCTATTGAAAATAGAGTTGATAAAAAAACAAAAGAGAAAACTATTTTAATATTAAAAAAAGTATTGAATCATAAATTCATAGAAGTGCGTCTTGAGGCTGCTGATAGATTGTTTGAGATGGATTGCAAAGAAGATGTATATCCATTGTATGTAAATATTATTGCTCAACCAGATATAGAAAAGAAATTGGATGAAGAATTTCGCTCGCAATTTGAGGTAGAATTAAATTCAGCCTTAAAATCATTAGCAATGATTAAGGATAGAGTTGAAAAAGATGGTATAGTAGAATTTGAAGAGGGGATGGAAATAAAAAGGCAGGAAGCAGAAATAGAAAAAATCAAATTAAAAATTGGCAATGTTGAAGCTTATAAATCAGGAGCAGTTACCAAATCTTTAAAAAAACTTATTAGTTATGATGATACAGAAACACGAAAATTAGTTAAGAGGATAGTTAAAGAAGACACTTATGTATCATCTATAATATCTAGGGCTAAAAAAGAAGTTGGGTCGATAAAAATAAAATGGGCAAAAGAACGAGGTCAAAAATTTCTAGACGATTTATTTAAATATATGGGAGAAAATAAATAATTATGAGATTTAAATCAAAAGTTCCAATACTGATACTGGTAGTATTAACCTATACTAAATGCTGGGCAGGTTATAATCGCTCATCCGCTGTTAGTTACGCAAATTCTTGGTGGCAGACAGACACACATAAATTTGATGAAAATGGTAATTTGGTGGAAGGACAGGATGAATATTGTGACAAAGTAAACACTCCTACTTACACTTGGTACTATTGGATAGAGGGTAAAGAAGAACTTGGAACAGCGAGTAATGATGGAGATAATACTATTTTAAGTGAATGGGGTGCAGATTGTGCAAATTTTGTCTCTCAATGTTTGAAAGCAGGTGGGATTGGAATGCAAGGTGATGGTGGTAAAGGCGGGACTTATTACAGAGTTGGTGGCTTAGAATATTTCTTATCAAAAATATCAGAAGTAACTGTGATTAACCGCACTTCCTATGCTCCACCATATTACGATCAAAGCAAAGTTCCAAGTAATATAACAATTGGTGATGTAATAATATTTGAGGGAAGGCATAGTTCTATAGTGATTGCCGATAGTGGTGCGAATGTGAGATTGGCTGCCCATTCAATAGATCGGAATTATGGGACAATTGATTTTTACTTTAGTCTTCCATTGGATTGGAATCAAACCATAATATATCACATAGATACTGAACCAGCGACGGTTGAGATAACAGCACCAACGAATGGTGCGATACTTAATCAGGCATTAGTAACAATAAGTGGTACTGCAGCAGACGATAAAGCGTTGGATAAAGTAGAGATATTTTTGACGAATTCACAGGATTTAATGGCGGCGGTTGTGCTTACAGGTACGCTTGCGAACTGGTCAAAAGAATTTCCACTTGTTGATGGAACCTGGACAGCGAAAGTGACAGCATATGATACAGTTGGCAGTTCCACCACAAAACAAATATCATTTACCATAGACACCACACCACCACAGAGAGTGAATGATGAAACAGGGACACCTAAAGAACCAACAGTTACACCGCAACCTATAAAAGAAGCAGATGGCTGGATAAATACCAACACAGTAACAGTGAGTTGGGTGGATTGTTTTACAGGTGCTGACAGTTATCTTGTTTCAATTGATGGTGGTGAATGGTTTGAGACAACCGAGTTATCAAAAGTATTTTCTAATTTAACTGATGGTGTTCATACAATAAGGATAAAAGCAAAAGACAAAGCAGGTAATGAGAGTGAAGTGATAATAGTAGTTGTAAAGATAGACACCACACCACCCGAGATAGAGCCATTTCCGACTCCCAACACTGTAGTAGGGACATCATCCGAGTTTGAATTTATAACAACAGGATGCTGTCCAACAGAATCTACTGCAAAGATACCTACAAGAATATCTTTTGGGGCAGGTGTAAGCGATAATTTGAGTGGAGTTGATGAAGGAAGTGTAACTGGTAGTGGTCCTGGCTCGCAACCAACCAGCATAACTTGGTCAGGATGTGGTGGTCCGTCGGGCGGTGTTTCTTTTGATAATCCGACCGAAGAGATGAAATATAAAAATGGAGTAATTCAAGGTGCTGCATTTCTTCATGGGAAACAGAGTTATTCAGTAATGGTCTATGGCAGGGATAAAGCAGGTAATGAAAATAGCAAGACCTGGAGTTTTAATGTAGGTTTATCCAAAACCAGAGAGACAAAGCCTGCTCCTGCGTGTGATAAGCCTGATGAATTTGAAGGTGTTGTTAATGAGTTAGTGGGTTCTACTACAACACAAATTCAAGTAAATTCTGAAGTAGACCCAATAGGGATAATGACAGGCGGGTTATTGGTTCCGAGTATACGGCTTTTAGCTGATATTAGTGAGCGATTTGAACTGGTTGACTATGTTTCAAATTTA contains the following coding sequences:
- a CDS encoding Ig-like domain-containing protein, with the protein product MLNLKKVCSILIIIGTILSNVVITLAEERPHIFTTVYTPNGTTVNAIIFTDKDFDSSEIEYWRNYVAIRYPNATIISDANNKYNCHSYAWYSQSTSNKIWINSPEQQKYWQDGSYSKIATAIGIPSGVPNDVRVTYDGDDHSAIKYSDTHFISKWGQLPVVLHEPYDCPDEYLIGGNQLSYYYRDIIPPTVKIVSPSDGAILNTKLVSISGTASDNTKVEKIHLSAVDGVSQAAFCSITAGANINWQHTFELSDGNWTITAKAIDVAGNESEPSQISFTIDTTPPEIEISGVEDGKIYNHDVTVTVNASDTMDSAPEIVGTISGIKTASKTFGEGKHTVTEQAVDWVGHRSEQKTVNFTIDKTPPEINPFPEPGSLAGSSYEYIFRMVGKQCCWSYSISKIPKWISFGATVTDKLSGVDEGSVTGRGPESQPTTITSVTCKGGSRSFSFSNPTERMRNMDGYIGGGAYLHGEQSYTVTVSAKDKAENPSSKTWSFNVGLKKYEQSKPNPDCDKPDDFEGVSCEALLGSSTTQICLYGDPIGITASGLLAENILLLADIGERFELVDYNFNLSEILPRIKVLIIPSGGLYGLGDVESFKRNLADYVNNGGTIVCFTQQHGYEFSALPATSDKQQVTGYGWNEDQSCQSASVYINEVSPIFNGQTNTTLDVNVDGYFTNWPADAKVLLRRTKNNMPCMIEYEIRSQTQEARKGRVIVTTLYSDFSYAQGSLSQEEKTLVKSLIDYAIDPSTPATQQLRAIPYTGVNFTLNTPEQTLVQGQRSVVYANVFNETAEQKTVVVKMALGWGLAGSKSEWLYYPTDSDYVVVDTLTVVGNSSVAVPYEVVASTIAHGWRVYGRCYEIATTASGLAMTTLIAQSDIGGWVEPTKVTAEIRTEKKEYTRNEIVDMRYELKNTQATEITGIVTVKVISPENVLLQQTTKAVSISPIGLITQTETYQLSATPSKGIYTIFFELEKDGTRLAQSVAYFEIPESQITLILTEEPQIYTDMNSITYTIKHIKGIDPAEGTLCIELISPEQTCLFNTTQPFNADVGQSVYRTFVLQIPSLKFGDYKLQATASYDGKTVKSVNILPCSVTVTAEFDKTFYRIRDKINSAIEISAIGKWELKDLKIITEIPSLSFMREEIATVSPRSGTTFFYTIPIPETLPSGTYSVNIKAILPDEQGNYTQFPNFLISRSRSFTVPPADLEIVGLNKTGTEGQRDGVYYAGETGFIRVQNTGGVDENRKHNQLKLSWRKSENTVASSVRLVRKAGNPPKAPTDGEIVYEGTEDNFSDENIQENTVYFYKVFQTTETIKKVSRE
- a CDS encoding amidase domain-containing protein; amino-acid sequence: MRFKSKVPILILVVLTYTKCWAGYNRSSAVSYANSWWQTDTHKFDENGNLVEGQDEYCDKVNTPTYTWYYWIEGKEELGTASNDGDNTILSEWGADCANFVSQCLKAGGIGMQGDGGKGGTYYRVGGLEYFLSKISEVTVINRTSYAPPYYDQSKVPSNITIGDVIIFEGRHSSIVIADSGANVRLAAHSIDRNYGTIDFYFSLPLDWNQTIIYHIDTEPATVEITAPTNGAILNQALVTISGTAADDKALDKVEIFLTNSQDLMAAVVLTGTLANWSKEFPLVDGTWTAKVTAYDTVGSSTTKQISFTIDTTPPQRVNDETGTPKEPTVTPQPIKEADGWINTNTVTVSWVDCFTGADSYLVSIDGGEWFETTELSKVFSNLTDGVHTIRIKAKDKAGNESEVIIVVVKIDTTPPEIEPFPTPNTVVGTSSEFEFITTGCCPTESTAKIPTRISFGAGVSDNLSGVDEGSVTGSGPGSQPTSITWSGCGGPSGGVSFDNPTEEMKYKNGVIQGAAFLHGKQSYSVMVYGRDKAGNENSKTWSFNVGLSKTRETKPAPACDKPDEFEGVVNELVGSTTTQIQVNSEVDPIGIMTGGLLVPSIRLLADISERFELVDYVSNLNEILPRIKVLIIPSGGLYGLGDVESFKRNLADYVNNGGTIVCFTQQHGYEFGALPITDYRLPITGYGWNEDQSCQSASVYINEVSPVFNGQTRVNLDVNVDGYFTQWSTDTKVLLRRTKNNMPCLIEYTVKGREVEGRQVEGRVIATTLYSDFSYAQGSLSQEEKTLIKSLIDYAVNPSTPATQSLQLSKPIEGSSFSENQQDELTTNVNTNFPEDGIISDKPRQVDVFYKDGKKEKWKFLMTADNKLDKIKIQSADGKEEYLTFKDIQKKISGGVR